Proteins found in one Methylobacter sp. S3L5C genomic segment:
- a CDS encoding polysaccharide biosynthesis tyrosine autokinase produces MKTMYSQNEATTQFQPVNPHRIEEHGVSIRDYVDLLIEGKKTILLTLVSVLLITSIYLILAPRTYKADALLRIDKNKALLAAPLRSEPNGASDETDNPRAQREVEILRSRSVLGKVVDDLNLMVEYSAYYFPVIGKTVARHHDSHDGVATPWLGLDRWAWGGEKLKITSFTLPDRYLNKEFTIIALEKGHFRLLGPKDETLLEGQTGEILTADLGEEVPLMINIAELAAHSGTHFELTRKTSLAAIETLQKAFSVKEVSKDTDILNVELKGNNPTQLAKSVNDIATIYVSATVNWESAEASQKLSFLESQLPVIKDRLEKSEQSLSIFRQKHGAVDISAEAEILLKQASEMETLGIQLKQKYDEQNQRLESAHPDMISTNAQIKRIDSKLSALEKRIKDLPRTQQSVVSLSRDVKVNTELYTSMLNSAQEQRIAAAGSLGNSRIIDLAVTPEKPYWPNPGMLLTLAGLLGLSAGSAQVFLKNSLQRHDNYPAMLEYQVGLPLFAAIPHSKKQRKLARLIDQGKDHEPGILASQDPLDISVESLRGLRTTLEATMDSNASKVIMVSSPAPSMGKSFVSTNLAALLASIKKRVIIIDADMRNGRLHEAFSVDKQPGLSDLLAGRATLGEVIISLPDIGVDFIPRGSMVLNPAELLVIGNLEETLEQLKSFYNHIVIDSPPILGATDAAIMGQHADATFLVVKEGRYTAQELEVSFRRFKQVGVNPNGFIINDMKEESSYYGYAYNQTNIEAKSNSGYKTVKGWFGKNQDSRYLAAEKVTVELDDEVEV; encoded by the coding sequence ATGAAAACTATGTATTCACAAAATGAAGCTACTACACAGTTCCAGCCAGTAAATCCGCACAGGATCGAAGAGCATGGCGTCAGTATCCGCGATTATGTAGATTTGCTCATCGAAGGCAAAAAAACCATTTTGTTAACGTTGGTATCGGTTTTACTGATCACATCAATCTATTTGATTCTTGCCCCACGCACTTATAAAGCTGATGCGCTGTTACGGATCGATAAAAACAAGGCGTTGCTCGCTGCACCGCTTCGTAGTGAGCCTAATGGTGCCTCGGACGAAACCGATAATCCGAGAGCGCAACGTGAAGTGGAAATCCTCCGATCCAGGTCAGTACTTGGTAAGGTGGTCGATGATCTGAACCTGATGGTGGAATATTCAGCTTATTACTTCCCCGTTATTGGAAAAACGGTGGCCCGCCATCATGATAGCCATGACGGGGTTGCCACGCCCTGGTTAGGGCTTGATCGCTGGGCCTGGGGCGGCGAAAAGCTAAAGATAACGTCCTTCACCCTACCGGATCGTTATCTGAATAAAGAATTTACCATTATCGCGCTAGAAAAAGGCCATTTTCGCTTACTCGGCCCTAAAGATGAAACCTTGCTTGAAGGACAAACAGGCGAAATCCTTACTGCTGATCTGGGTGAAGAAGTACCGTTGATGATTAATATCGCTGAGCTCGCTGCCCATAGCGGAACCCATTTTGAATTAACCCGGAAAACCTCGTTGGCTGCCATAGAAACTTTGCAAAAAGCTTTTTCGGTCAAGGAAGTTTCCAAAGACACAGATATTCTCAACGTCGAACTTAAAGGCAATAATCCAACGCAACTGGCTAAATCAGTCAATGACATTGCCACTATTTATGTCAGCGCGACTGTTAATTGGGAATCTGCGGAAGCTTCACAAAAGTTAAGCTTTCTTGAAAGTCAATTGCCTGTTATTAAGGATCGCCTGGAAAAGTCGGAGCAAAGCCTCAGCATCTTCAGACAAAAACATGGCGCAGTTGATATATCTGCCGAGGCTGAAATATTACTCAAACAAGCCTCAGAAATGGAAACACTGGGCATTCAACTCAAACAAAAATATGACGAACAGAATCAACGCTTGGAATCTGCCCATCCAGACATGATATCGACCAACGCACAAATTAAACGTATTGACAGCAAACTCAGCGCTTTAGAAAAACGTATCAAGGATTTACCCCGCACTCAACAAAGCGTGGTCAGCCTGTCGCGTGATGTAAAGGTCAATACCGAACTTTATACTTCAATGCTCAATAGTGCCCAGGAACAACGTATTGCCGCTGCCGGTTCACTCGGTAACTCACGAATTATTGATTTGGCGGTAACACCTGAAAAACCATACTGGCCAAACCCCGGCATGCTGCTAACCCTTGCCGGCTTACTGGGCTTGAGTGCAGGATCGGCGCAAGTATTTCTGAAAAACTCCCTGCAACGTCACGATAATTATCCTGCCATGCTGGAATATCAAGTAGGTTTACCACTTTTTGCCGCTATTCCGCATAGCAAGAAACAACGTAAACTGGCGCGTTTGATTGATCAGGGTAAAGATCACGAACCGGGTATTTTGGCCAGTCAAGACCCACTGGATATTTCCGTGGAGTCGCTGCGCGGTTTGCGTACCACTCTGGAAGCGACTATGGACAGTAATGCCAGCAAAGTCATTATGGTTAGTAGTCCTGCACCGAGTATGGGTAAATCTTTTGTTAGTACCAACTTGGCAGCACTACTGGCGAGTATCAAGAAACGCGTGATAATTATTGACGCTGACATGCGTAATGGCCGGTTGCATGAAGCATTTTCCGTTGACAAACAACCGGGACTTTCCGATCTTTTAGCTGGAAGGGCCACGCTCGGTGAAGTCATCATCAGTTTGCCCGATATAGGTGTGGACTTTATACCACGTGGCAGTATGGTACTAAATCCTGCAGAATTACTGGTTATCGGTAATCTGGAAGAGACCCTTGAGCAGCTGAAGAGTTTTTATAATCATATCGTAATCGATTCACCCCCTATTTTGGGTGCAACCGACGCCGCTATTATGGGCCAACACGCTGACGCTACCTTTTTAGTAGTTAAGGAAGGTCGCTACACGGCTCAGGAACTGGAGGTCAGCTTCAGACGCTTTAAACAGGTCGGGGTCAATCCGAATGGTTTTATTATCAAC
- a CDS encoding polysaccharide biosynthesis/export family protein gives MFKLSLLSLILLLPACSLTPGMNMKAENNLSELEVPMMKNGRMTKGKTPIVPITADLIIERENARLKTDNNLPPVDISKVSYKIGPQDRLQVTVWEHPELNDPGGERITPELAGKVVDDNGDLYYPYVGSIHVGGKTITEARTELTSELSKYFKKVKLDIRVLSFQSHRAAIVGEVKVPGVQSMNETPLTISEAISHAGGVTGDADMSNVALARDGKSYKIDVLALYAKGNSTQNLLLKDGDVLYIPDHRDNKVLMLGEVGRQQALQINKGKMSLAQALGEAYGFDLNTSRPEEIYVIRPGDMNPEIFHLNAGSPDAMILGDQFALQAHDTVFVGTAGVTQWSRVLNQILPGSFTSMMSLAATQGM, from the coding sequence ATGTTTAAGTTGAGTCTCCTATCACTGATTTTACTGTTACCCGCTTGCTCATTAACACCGGGCATGAATATGAAAGCAGAAAATAACTTGTCGGAGCTGGAAGTGCCGATGATGAAAAATGGCAGAATGACCAAGGGTAAAACCCCAATCGTGCCAATTACGGCGGACCTGATCATTGAGCGGGAAAATGCCCGACTGAAAACGGATAATAACCTTCCGCCAGTGGATATCAGTAAAGTGAGCTATAAAATCGGGCCACAAGATCGCTTGCAGGTTACGGTTTGGGAGCATCCGGAACTGAATGATCCCGGTGGTGAAAGGATAACTCCAGAACTGGCCGGTAAAGTGGTCGATGACAATGGCGACCTGTATTACCCCTATGTGGGCAGTATTCATGTCGGTGGAAAAACCATTACCGAGGCCAGGACTGAACTGACCAGCGAACTGTCCAAATACTTTAAGAAAGTCAAACTTGATATCCGTGTGCTGTCATTTCAAAGCCATAGGGCCGCTATCGTTGGTGAAGTTAAAGTACCCGGTGTTCAGTCCATGAATGAAACACCGTTAACTATTTCCGAAGCGATCAGCCATGCTGGCGGGGTAACCGGAGATGCCGACATGAGCAACGTTGCTCTGGCACGCGATGGCAAATCCTACAAGATTGATGTACTGGCACTCTATGCAAAGGGTAACTCTACTCAAAATTTGCTGCTCAAGGATGGCGATGTACTGTATATCCCTGACCATAGAGACAATAAAGTATTAATGCTGGGTGAAGTCGGTAGACAACAAGCCCTGCAGATAAACAAAGGTAAAATGTCACTGGCACAGGCTCTGGGAGAAGCTTATGGTTTTGACTTAAACACCTCCAGACCGGAAGAAATTTATGTGATTCGACCAGGCGATATGAATCCCGAGATTTTCCATTTAAATGCCGGCTCTCCTGATGCAATGATCTTGGGCGACCAGTTTGCCTTGCAAGCGCATGATACCGTATTCGTAGGCACCGCAGGCGTTACCCAATGGTCACGTGTTCTAAACCAAATACTGCCGGGATCATTCACATCAATGATGTCACTTGCAGCAACCCAAGGCATGTAA
- a CDS encoding undecaprenyl-phosphate glucose phosphotransferase: MALGLGNIFNGLFKQYGHTVIILLRLIDIAMLLAAAWVANYFWLHEVAINKDYRIVIALGILATIIFFEIGQVYRPWRNDTMRSETARIVRAWVFAIVSVIAIVTLIRLHFWFGSSYRWIITWCGTGLLFMLTARTLFSHLLRWLRTRGWSQGRIILVGLNQMAIAVSKQLNHSSWAGLEVIGYVDDRAVNRNLAGDFSLPQLGKLEDLADIVTTEGIDEVWIAFTGESLIDRAQYQLRHLPVSIRLVIDCFAFKQSKFLSLNTVAGIPTLDFLVSPLQGFNGYIKAFVDRLFALIILILISPLLSFIAIGVKLSSNGPVFYRQERIGWNNLPFTMLKFRSMPVGTEAKTGAVWAKSGENRATRFGSFLRKTSLDELPQLINVLKGDMSLVGPRPERPDFVEVFKDQVPNYMKKHMVKAGITGWAQVNGWRGDTDLNQRIEHDLYYIQHWSVWFDLEIALRTVLTGFINKNAY, translated from the coding sequence ATGGCACTTGGATTAGGCAACATTTTCAACGGGCTCTTCAAGCAATATGGACACACAGTGATCATCTTGCTGAGACTTATCGATATCGCCATGTTATTGGCTGCCGCTTGGGTTGCCAATTATTTTTGGCTACACGAAGTCGCCATCAATAAAGATTATCGCATTGTTATCGCTCTGGGTATTTTAGCGACCATTATCTTTTTCGAAATAGGCCAGGTTTACCGTCCCTGGCGAAATGACACCATGCGCAGCGAAACCGCCCGTATCGTGAGGGCGTGGGTATTTGCCATCGTCTCGGTTATTGCCATCGTTACTTTGATACGTTTACATTTTTGGTTCGGTTCCAGTTATCGCTGGATCATCACCTGGTGTGGTACGGGCTTGTTATTCATGCTCACCGCACGCACCCTGTTTTCGCATTTATTGCGTTGGCTACGAACTCGTGGCTGGTCTCAGGGCCGTATCATTCTGGTCGGCTTAAATCAGATGGCCATTGCTGTTAGTAAACAATTAAATCATTCATCTTGGGCAGGTCTGGAAGTTATCGGTTATGTCGATGACCGCGCCGTTAACAGAAATCTGGCCGGTGACTTTTCGCTGCCACAACTTGGAAAACTGGAAGACCTCGCCGACATTGTCACCACCGAAGGCATTGATGAAGTCTGGATTGCCTTTACCGGTGAATCGCTGATAGATCGCGCCCAATATCAACTGCGACATTTACCGGTCAGTATTCGCTTAGTTATTGATTGCTTTGCTTTCAAGCAAAGTAAATTTCTGAGTCTGAATACTGTGGCGGGGATTCCAACCCTGGATTTTTTGGTTTCTCCACTACAAGGCTTTAATGGTTATATCAAGGCATTCGTCGATAGATTGTTTGCGCTGATCATCCTGATACTGATTAGTCCGTTACTATCCTTTATCGCTATCGGCGTCAAGCTGAGTTCAAACGGTCCGGTGTTTTATCGACAAGAACGGATTGGCTGGAACAATCTTCCCTTTACCATGTTGAAGTTTCGTTCAATGCCTGTTGGCACAGAAGCCAAAACCGGTGCGGTTTGGGCCAAGTCGGGTGAAAACCGAGCCACCAGATTTGGCAGTTTCTTGCGTAAAACCAGCCTTGATGAACTTCCGCAGCTAATCAATGTGCTTAAAGGCGATATGTCTCTGGTTGGACCCAGACCGGAACGCCCGGATTTTGTCGAAGTATTTAAAGACCAGGTGCCCAATTACATGAAAAAGCATATGGTCAAGGCTGGCATCACCGGCTGGGCTCAAGTCAACGGTTGGCGCGGCGATACCGACTTAAACCAACGCATAGAACACGATTTATATTACATCCAGCATTGGTCAGTGTGGTTCGATTTGGAAATTGCCCTACGCACCGTACTAACAGGTTTTATCAATAAAAACGCTTATTAA
- a CDS encoding sensor histidine kinase KdpD, whose protein sequence is MKLNTIFSLKALIVMGFVIAVIPLFLAVMYAAFGMRETSALGRTINFQVFEQTKSIRLVLQKTADIERKARLFVLLSDPLVRQPYEQQSYESTRASFKQALGELLKLHVDNKIALLVNELSEKENLIYQQIIGSASENNLKLPVDEAFQGLRESSYNLSREFESYVDHEFNELRQQSESLEQGLFIKGGVLFVISFIFITILLFVISRSMRQLDTGIRRLGSGELNEAIIISGPSDLSYLGNRLEWLRTHLIELEISKQQFMHNVAREINLPLASIRESAGYLVNATGDESGNTRQDIALQLCNNVDKLKTVSDELVRYSQIHLNLEMNSKATINMEYLLDSVIKDFQSELQAKSIGLKKLVRPVEIAGVEEQLRSVIDKLLSNAIKYSPLGGEIRIMLRDSGMQMELEIEDEGPGIDPNERLHVFEPFFRGKSAGNDDVDEPGLGLAIVREYVTNHQGKIDIIDSRQDQQGARIRIQIPLTGEA, encoded by the coding sequence ATGAAACTCAACACTATTTTTTCGTTAAAAGCCCTTATTGTCATGGGTTTTGTGATTGCCGTTATTCCACTTTTTCTGGCAGTCATGTACGCCGCTTTTGGTATGAGGGAAACGTCGGCATTAGGCAGAACCATCAATTTTCAGGTTTTTGAGCAAACCAAGTCGATCCGTTTGGTTTTGCAAAAGACGGCTGATATCGAACGAAAAGCCAGATTATTCGTGCTACTGTCTGACCCTTTGGTTCGTCAGCCTTATGAGCAACAATCTTACGAAAGCACCAGGGCATCGTTTAAACAAGCCTTGGGTGAGTTACTAAAACTCCATGTCGATAATAAAATTGCCTTGTTGGTTAACGAGTTATCGGAAAAAGAAAATCTGATTTATCAACAAATTATTGGTTCGGCCAGCGAAAATAATCTTAAACTGCCGGTCGATGAAGCATTCCAGGGTCTGCGTGAGTCGTCTTATAACCTTTCGCGAGAATTTGAAAGTTACGTTGATCATGAATTTAATGAATTACGCCAGCAATCAGAGTCTCTGGAGCAAGGATTATTCATCAAAGGCGGAGTTCTATTCGTCATTTCGTTTATATTTATTACGATATTGCTGTTTGTCATTTCTCGATCAATGCGCCAACTGGATACGGGTATTCGCCGTCTTGGTTCGGGTGAACTTAATGAGGCAATTATCATATCAGGCCCTTCGGATCTAAGCTATCTGGGTAATCGCTTGGAATGGCTACGAACGCATTTGATAGAACTGGAAATTTCCAAGCAACAATTTATGCATAATGTGGCTCGAGAAATCAATCTGCCGTTGGCGAGTATCCGCGAAAGTGCAGGATACCTTGTTAACGCTACAGGGGATGAGTCGGGCAATACCCGGCAGGATATCGCATTGCAGCTATGTAACAATGTTGACAAACTAAAAACAGTATCCGATGAGTTGGTTAGGTATAGTCAAATTCACTTAAATCTTGAAATGAATAGCAAGGCAACCATAAATATGGAGTATTTGCTTGATTCAGTCATCAAGGATTTTCAGTCCGAATTACAGGCTAAATCAATTGGTTTGAAAAAATTGGTTAGACCTGTCGAGATTGCCGGCGTTGAAGAGCAGTTACGAAGTGTTATCGATAAATTGCTGTCCAATGCCATTAAATATTCCCCATTGGGTGGAGAAATACGCATCATGCTTCGCGATTCCGGCATGCAAATGGAATTGGAAATTGAAGATGAAGGACCAGGTATTGATCCCAATGAGCGTTTGCATGTGTTTGAACCATTTTTTCGCGGTAAGTCTGCCGGAAATGATGATGTTGACGAGCCGGGATTGGGATTGGCTATTGTCAGGGAATATGTCACTAATCACCAAGGTAAAATTGATATTATTGACTCAAGGCAAGACCAACAAGGCGCCCGTATCCGCATTCAAATACCACTCACAGGAGAGGCCTGA
- a CDS encoding HAMP domain-containing sensor histidine kinase, with protein sequence MFRFRLAFVIFVSFGFVLFLGIALYWSSNQVALYVQRSQIAYERLDHYERLSQEAYRHFKQRMDRLMTTTTTPMAKAGVELSGDGLYEAIQELRKTAVTASIPEADNAPLQNNQLAELERVAHLSAFLDAIEYRFDEVEQLRQQRQYDVAVQVLTKFSKEEIDEKFQPLIDAAINAERETAAKAKQELEDWIARSRWIAILASLTAAVFSLISGLLLLRGISKPIEALMKGTTEIASGHLDYRIALDTRDEFAYLGSHFNQMAQELQLQQDKLREGRVVLEKRVVERTFELHRLNEELSHMDNTRREFLADISHELRTPITVIRGEAEVTLRGRNRDAEEYKDTLERIVELSMQLGKYVNDLLFLARAETSNLQFEWNENLDLTELLSSTVENFQVMAEENAVSVSLDAPAEPVWVRGDKQRLRQLLFILGNNACQYSKPGGHITVALWIDKNEVNFSLADQGIGIPAEDLERIFDRQFRSQNAQVSREEGRGLGLPMAKSIMKAHGGRIAVTSIENAGSTFTVTLPLILEGQDEADK encoded by the coding sequence ATGTTTCGTTTTCGATTGGCATTTGTTATTTTTGTTTCGTTCGGTTTTGTGTTGTTTTTGGGAATAGCGCTCTATTGGAGTTCAAATCAGGTTGCCCTTTATGTTCAGCGCAGTCAAATAGCGTATGAGAGATTGGATCATTATGAACGCTTGTCCCAAGAAGCTTATCGCCACTTTAAGCAGAGAATGGACAGACTGATGACGACCACCACCACGCCAATGGCAAAAGCAGGTGTCGAATTATCCGGGGATGGTCTCTATGAAGCGATACAGGAGCTTAGGAAAACTGCGGTAACAGCATCAATTCCTGAAGCGGATAATGCCCCGCTGCAAAATAATCAGCTTGCCGAACTGGAAAGAGTTGCCCATTTATCTGCCTTTTTGGATGCCATTGAGTACCGGTTTGATGAAGTCGAGCAGTTACGTCAACAGCGTCAGTATGATGTGGCAGTACAAGTATTAACGAAGTTTTCGAAAGAAGAAATCGATGAGAAATTTCAACCGCTAATTGATGCTGCCATTAACGCTGAACGAGAAACAGCCGCAAAGGCCAAGCAAGAATTGGAAGACTGGATCGCTCGCTCGCGTTGGATTGCTATCCTGGCGTCATTAACTGCAGCGGTATTTAGCCTCATATCGGGGTTATTGCTGCTTCGCGGTATCAGTAAACCCATTGAAGCCTTAATGAAGGGTACTACCGAGATTGCTTCTGGCCATTTGGATTATCGTATCGCTCTTGATACCCGTGATGAATTTGCCTATCTGGGCAGTCATTTTAATCAAATGGCGCAAGAGTTGCAGTTGCAACAAGACAAGTTGCGCGAAGGCCGTGTCGTACTGGAGAAAAGGGTCGTTGAGCGTACTTTTGAGTTACATCGCTTAAATGAAGAATTAAGTCATATGGATAATACCCGGCGGGAGTTTTTGGCGGATATCAGTCATGAGTTGCGTACTCCTATTACAGTCATTCGGGGCGAGGCGGAGGTGACTTTACGCGGTCGGAATCGTGATGCCGAGGAATATAAAGATACATTGGAGCGTATCGTCGAGCTATCAATGCAGTTGGGGAAGTACGTCAACGACTTATTGTTTCTGGCCCGTGCCGAAACCTCCAATCTTCAGTTTGAATGGAATGAGAATCTCGATCTTACCGAACTGCTGTCCAGTACCGTAGAGAACTTTCAAGTGATGGCAGAGGAAAACGCAGTTTCGGTTTCCCTGGATGCGCCAGCCGAACCGGTTTGGGTGCGTGGTGATAAACAACGTCTAAGACAGTTACTTTTTATTTTAGGAAACAATGCCTGCCAATATTCCAAACCGGGAGGACACATTACGGTTGCCTTATGGATAGATAAAAACGAGGTTAATTTTAGTCTTGCTGATCAAGGTATCGGAATACCTGCAGAGGATTTGGAGCGTATTTTTGACCGTCAGTTTCGCAGCCAAAATGCTCAGGTTTCGAGGGAAGAGGGTAGGGGATTGGGTTTGCCAATGGCCAAGTCGATCATGAAAGCGCACGGTGGACGAATTGCCGTGACCAGTATTGAAAATGCAGGCTCGACGTTTACAGTAACGTTGCCGTTAATTTTGGAAGGGCAGGATGAAGCAGATAAATGA
- a CDS encoding response regulator transcription factor, whose translation MENGYMRVLLVEDDQRIADFVQRGLKAEGYVVEVARSGLEAITLGTGGKFQVIILDLGLPDINGREVCERLRGSGVGTPILMLTARDAVQDKVTGLRSGADDYMTKPFAFEELLARIEVLMRRRGGDIKPETKEFRIADLILNAESHEVRRGDAVIDLTPKEFSLLECFMRMPGKVLSRTRILEQVWGYSADPLTNVVDVYIRQLRRKIDDDYDIKLLKTVRGFGYKLDAS comes from the coding sequence ATGGAAAACGGTTACATGCGAGTTTTGTTGGTGGAAGACGATCAGCGTATTGCCGATTTTGTTCAACGTGGCTTAAAAGCCGAAGGCTATGTTGTGGAAGTCGCACGTAGTGGTCTGGAAGCTATAACGCTGGGTACCGGCGGTAAGTTTCAGGTAATTATTCTGGATTTGGGACTGCCTGATATCAATGGCCGGGAGGTTTGCGAGCGCTTGCGCGGTTCGGGTGTGGGTACGCCAATTTTAATGTTGACAGCCAGAGATGCAGTGCAGGATAAGGTAACAGGTCTGCGTTCTGGTGCCGATGATTATATGACCAAGCCTTTTGCTTTTGAAGAATTGCTGGCCAGAATTGAAGTATTGATGCGTCGTCGAGGCGGCGATATAAAACCGGAAACCAAAGAATTTCGTATTGCTGATCTGATATTAAATGCGGAAAGCCACGAAGTCAGACGTGGCGATGCGGTCATTGACCTGACACCGAAAGAGTTTTCGTTGCTGGAGTGTTTTATGCGCATGCCGGGTAAAGTATTGAGTCGTACCCGTATCCTGGAGCAAGTGTGGGGTTACAGTGCTGACCCGCTGACTAATGTGGTGGATGTTTATATTCGCCAATTGCGGCGAAAAATCGATGATGATTATGATATAAAGTTACTCAAGACGGTGCGCGGATTTGGCTATAAACTAGATGCCAGCTAA
- a CDS encoding J domain-containing protein: MSGIKKDYYRILGIIDCTELAIIKAVYKALMMIYHPDRYAGNKDEAVRKSKEINEAYAVLIDPDKRKKYDAGRNCPPLASANSKSTSHALEIARQACTDHYENILTQTHRDYELKIDALKTSISFKEATVKKKDDELSCKEADLVKARNQIKCLKKSARDYVDELTILLTIIKDELP; this comes from the coding sequence ATGAGTGGCATAAAAAAAGATTACTATCGGATATTAGGTATTATTGATTGTACAGAGTTGGCGATAATTAAAGCCGTCTATAAGGCTCTGATGATGATTTATCACCCTGACCGATATGCGGGTAATAAAGACGAAGCCGTAAGAAAGTCAAAAGAAATTAATGAAGCCTATGCCGTATTGATAGACCCGGATAAACGTAAAAAATATGATGCCGGGCGAAACTGTCCGCCCTTGGCAAGCGCTAATTCAAAATCCACCAGTCATGCGCTTGAGATAGCCAGGCAAGCCTGCACGGATCATTATGAAAATATACTTACCCAGACGCATCGCGACTATGAGTTGAAAATAGATGCACTTAAGACAAGCATTAGTTTTAAGGAAGCTACCGTTAAAAAGAAGGATGATGAGCTTTCCTGTAAAGAAGCTGATTTAGTGAAGGCCAGAAATCAGATAAAGTGTCTTAAAAAATCAGCCCGTGATTATGTCGATGAGTTAACGATTTTGTTAACAATCATAAAAGATGAGTTACCCTAA
- the tssB gene encoding type VI secretion system contractile sheath small subunit produces MAIQDEIPKSRLTLRYKTEVNGQPEDITLPMRLLVTGDFSQGSSNDRKLDLDERRVRNMDGTNTDSVMKDMGMSLNFTVENKIDGDREEDLQISLPINSMKSFSPDEVAQHVPKLKGLLALKQLIGEMQSNVDNRKELRKLMDELMSNPENVEKVLADLKGFESLKLPSTNETTIN; encoded by the coding sequence ATGGCAATACAAGACGAAATTCCAAAATCAAGATTAACCTTGCGGTATAAAACTGAAGTTAATGGTCAGCCTGAAGACATCACCTTGCCTATGCGGCTATTGGTTACTGGTGACTTTTCCCAGGGATCTTCGAATGATCGCAAGCTTGATCTTGATGAAAGAAGGGTGCGCAATATGGATGGAACCAATACCGATTCAGTGATGAAAGACATGGGCATGAGCCTTAATTTTACCGTCGAAAACAAGATTGACGGCGACCGTGAAGAAGACCTGCAAATATCACTGCCCATCAACTCGATGAAGTCATTTTCTCCCGACGAAGTGGCCCAACATGTACCTAAGCTAAAAGGCTTGCTCGCTTTAAAGCAGTTGATTGGCGAGATGCAATCTAACGTGGATAACCGCAAGGAATTGCGTAAATTGATGGATGAGCTGATGAGCAATCCTGAAAATGTGGAAAAAGTGTTGGCTGATTTGAAAGGCTTTGAAAGCTTGAAACTACCAAGCACTAACGAAACTACCATCAACTAG